A window of Candidatus Omnitrophota bacterium contains these coding sequences:
- a CDS encoding ABC transporter permease — MADQRLKKIYTCRRILWDLALKQLKSRYSGARLGLWWAFITPLILALCINFVFISVFKIKMENYTVFVLAGILAWFFSVNTLSESAESFLVNAQVLKQNLFPREFIPVSLVLTNLLNFIIGLALLLPVFILLKPSVAGVLALLIPGIILHALFLAGMALILATVNVFFRDLSHFLGIAFMAWFWVTPVFYSGRMLPEELKWISALNPMAYYIAWYQNILFEAAVPGTLTIAVSCGISLFVFFAGYRFFLKNEHNLLKKI, encoded by the coding sequence ATGGCTGATCAAAGGCTTAAGAAGATATATACCTGCCGCCGGATTTTATGGGACCTGGCGCTTAAGCAGCTTAAGAGCCGGTATTCCGGGGCGCGGCTGGGCCTGTGGTGGGCTTTTATCACCCCGCTGATCCTGGCGCTGTGCATTAATTTCGTTTTTATCTCCGTTTTTAAGATCAAGATGGAGAATTACACCGTTTTTGTCCTGGCCGGGATCCTGGCCTGGTTTTTCAGCGTCAATACCTTATCCGAATCCGCGGAATCCTTCCTGGTAAACGCCCAGGTATTGAAACAAAATCTTTTCCCCCGGGAGTTCATTCCGGTCTCCTTAGTCCTGACTAATCTGCTTAATTTTATCATCGGTCTGGCCTTGTTGCTGCCGGTATTCATCCTGCTCAAGCCTTCTGTTGCCGGGGTATTGGCCCTGTTGATCCCGGGGATCATCCTGCACGCGTTATTCCTGGCGGGGATGGCCTTGATCCTGGCGACGGTCAACGTTTTCTTCAGGGACCTTTCTCATTTTCTGGGCATAGCCTTCATGGCCTGGTTCTGGGTCACCCCGGTTTTTTATTCGGGCCGGATGCTTCCGGAAGAGCTGAAGTGGATATCCGCCCTTAATCCGATGGCGTATTATATCGCCTGGTATCAGAATATACTTTTTGAGGCCGCGGTCCCGGGCACCTTGACTATTGCCGTTTCCTGCGGCATATCGCTGTTTGTTTTTTTTGCGGGATATCGGTTTTTTCTGAAGAACGAGCATAACCTGCTGAAAAAGATATGA